A window of Nostoc sp. PCC 7120 = FACHB-418 genomic DNA:
AGACGATAAAATCTTTGAGTGAAACGTGGTACAGTCTCAGCCAATATCAGCTTTCCTCTTTGGGGTAGTATTTTTACTATCTCTTGAACAGCATTTGACTTATCAAGCTCAGAAACTAAAACATTACGGCCAATAATAAAATCAAATTGGACATTTGCTGCTTGTTGAGTTATCACCTCAACTAATTCAGGAATTGAGGCTTTTGACATACTCCCCCGAATATAATTCGGGGGATTCTAGGCTCAAACAGCGATTGCTGGCGTAGCCAGTCTGACATCACCTAACCCAACAGTCGATGCCCCGACTGCACAAATTACCTTAGAGGCGTTTTCGTCTCTCTCGTTCACTGACTGGCAGGACGGACAACTCCACGACCGAACAGACAAATCAATACTCTCTAAGACATGACCACAGTGAGAACAGGTCTTAGTGCTGGGATACCACTGATCAATGAAGACAATCAGTTTATTCTTCTTTTTGGCAACCCATTCTAGAATTTCCAGAAACTCACCAAACGCCAAATCTGATATTTTCCTGCCCCAACGTCGTTGCATTCCCTTGAGGTTTAAGGTTTCAAAGCAGAGAACATCAAACTTATCTGTTAACTCATAAGCTAGTTTCCAGAACCAGTCACGACGGCGATTAGAAATATCTTCGTACTTGCGTACTAGATTAAGTCTCGCTCGTTTCCGATTAGCCGAACCTTTGAGTTTCTTTGAGTGTTGTCTACTAGCTTTGGTGATAGCGTTTAGAGATTGTTTGAAAAACTGAGGAGAATCAATTTTTGTGCCGTCTGAGCAAGTGAGAAATGTCTTCAAACCAAAGTCAAAACCAGCGATTTTACCCGTCTTAATCTCGATTTCTGGCTTAATACCGTCGTCAACTACCACAACCACGAACAACTCACCTAACGGTGTGCGCTTTATAGTTAGGGTTTTAACTGTTCCCTCTATCTGTCTCGACTTCCAGAATTGATAAACTCGATTACCGATTTTTACTCTGTTGCCACCTAAAAACTTATAACCTGCTTGTTTTAGGGTGAAGGATTTATATTTCTTCACCTTCTTAAATCCTGGTGGTCTAACCCCCTTCTTATTGTGTTTAAAAAATAATTGGTAAGCTTTTTCAATGCGTTGACAGATATCTTGCACTGCCTGAGATCCTACAGTTTGCCAAAATGGGTTACGCTTCCGCAGTTTAGCAATGTGAGCTTGAAGTTTTGCACAACTTAAGTGTTTGCCCCACATTCGGTAGTAGCGTTTGTGTAGGGCAATACAATGGTTGTAGATTACCCCACTCGCATTAATCATGCGCTTGAGGAATCTATTTCTTTTGTGCTGGTACAGTTTGAACTTCAAGGTTTTCATGTGGTTATAATATCATCATTGGTGTAGATAATCAACACTCATCTACAAATGAAAACTACATATAATCATTACAACCATTCAATAGGTTTAGCTACTGTTCACTTAGTCTGGATACCCTGTAGGCGCAGGAGAGTTTTCAATAACAACGAAAAATTAAAACTACGATGTATTGAGATATTTCAGTCAGTTGCTAATGATAAAAAGTGGATTATCAAAGCACTAGAAATTGCTCCTGACCACATTCATTTGTTGGTAGAATATGACCCGCATCACTCAATATCTCAAGTAGTGAAAGCGTTTAAAGGCAGGTCATCAAGATACTTGAGGCAAGAATTTCCAGAACTAATGAAGCTTCCTAGTTTGTGGACTCACTCTTTCATGTTTGACACAACGGGCAAAGTCAGCACTCAGAAAGTTTTGGAGTACATAAATGACCCACATCACGGATGAATAAATTCATCCCCCAGCGCTTATATCCCCCGCATGAATGACGGGGGCTTTACGCATCACGACTCGTAAACTCAATGCTTCTGGTTCTCACACCAAAAGCATTTCTTTAGCACCAGATGCGATGGCGTAATTACCCTCTTTATAAGAGATCGCCCCACAACTATTTTTGAAAATCCACATCGCTCTTATAAACCTTAGCCCTCGGCTTGGCCTTCTTTAGAGGTGCGGCGGCAGACTTCTTGGGAGCCGAAGGTGGACGGCAGGTTTCGCAATACAGTGGGCGTGGGCCAAATGTCTCGCGGCTTGTCATCTGTTCACATTGCTTACAGACGAAGTTGAACGTGCGGGTGTGTATCGTGCGTTTGTGCGCTCTGACAGTGTATTCTCTGACATCGATTTCTTTGCTTGCCATTGCTTATTTCAATTGTTAACTTTTCGGATCTTAGCCTTTGCCAACAGGATTTCAATAGTCTGGGTAAACATAATTACTCACTTTGTAGAATTAACTTTCAACGGCTACGCCAAAGCTAAACGAAAGCTCGTCTTAGGAAAAATATGAATAATCACAACTTTGATTCCATCTTCCAGGCTGTTTGGGATGGCAGCCAGAGAGTGTGGACTGATGAGGAAAAGGCTGTGGTTGTAAGCCATCCCGAACTGCTCAATCAGTTGCAATCCTGGGCAGACAATAACAATAGTGATAGCTGTTGGCATAAGGCTAATTACGATTTGGTTAAACCTAAGTCTTGTATTGCCAATACCATTTCTTCTGCGGACGAAGATATTCACATACCGTTTTAACCGCTTTGCACTCACTAGCTGAAAATGGCTACGCCAAAGCTTATGTGAGGGTTGCAGCGACGACACGCTTCAGACCCAACTGCAATACCTCATCACATTGAAGAAAAATTACAAACATTCGGAGTCTCATTATGGATATTCAAGCTACCCTCAACCTCATGATTCAAGCAGTCGTTATGGGAGTTGTCGCACTGATGGTTTTCGATTTCGTTGGTGGTTTGTGGGTCGTACCACTACCAGGTGCAGGATGGCAACCGCCAATTATCGAACAGTCCACAGTTTCCGTATTTCAACAAGTTCCTACTCCACAACAGGAAATTCCACTCCCCACTCCCGCAATCGCACCACAGTTTGAGGAAATTCCCGACCCCTGGACATTAGAAACCCAATCCCCTCAGAACTGTCTTCCAGCGTCAGCAGCAATAGTCTTATTCCCTACCCTCCAACTACTGCCACCAGCCAAAGCCCAAGAAGTACAACCGACTAAACCAAAGCGCAGAACTAGCAAATCCACCAATCCCACACTGCCTAAATCTCCCCGCCAGCGCCAGCCAAAACCACGCAAGATAACTGCTTAGTCCGATTGGCGATCCCCCCGACCACGCTTCAAAAAGGGCGATCGCCTCTACTAATTAAACAGTGACACTAATTAACGAAGTTTCTCATGAATACAAGTCAATGCTCAACTTGAGGCACAAAAGTATTAACAAACGGCTACGCCAAAGCGAAAGTGAAAATTATATCTATATATATATGGTCAGTCTCATCGCTACACAAGGGACTCTCTTTGATCTGCAAACAGTTTTGGATTATGGGCAATCAATCCTCAACGTTGCTCTTGAGTTGAGCAAATCACTCATTGAACACCGACCACTAACCACCAAAACGATTCAAGCCCAGATGAATCGTCACTTCCACGGCACGGCAGCAGAGGGCGCTTGGCAGTGGAAGGACGCTTACGAGGCTGTGGAAGTGGCAGCAATATTGTACTTGCGGCATAAGGGGCTACCTCCTTATCCCCTGAAAGAACTGCAACTAATTGAATCACTTTGCCCCACGCACACCCGTCGCAGCGAAGAACAATTGCAGCTTCAGCAGTTTTCTACCCCGTTGTCTTTGGCATATCTGGTTTCCCTTGCCGGACAAATACAGGGCAATGACCTGATGCTGGAACCATCAGCCGGAAATGGGATTCTGGCTCAGTTTGCTAAACTCCAGGGTGCGAGTTTGATGCTCAACGAACTCTCAAACGACAGAAGCAAAATCCTCCGGCGGCTGTTCGGTGGCGTTCCGCTATTCTCCGTCAATGCCGAACAGATAAATGACTATCTGGCTGGAAAGACTCAGCCATCTGTTGTGCTGATGAATCCACCGTTTTCAGCATCACCCAAAATCAACAGCCGCAATCCAGATGCTACCCCACGACATATCAACTCGGCGTTGCAAAGACTATGCGATCGCGGACGCTTAGTGACAATTTCCGCCAACTGGTTTTCTCCAAACAATCCTACTTGGCGAGACACCTTTATCAAAATGCAGGAGAAGGCAACGGTAGTTCTTTCGGTTGGTATCAACGGCAAGGTGTACAGCAAGCATGGGACGCAGATTGACACTAGATTGACGGTCATCGACAAAGTTCCGGCATCTGACCCACAAGACATCCCTTGCATTGCGGATACCGTTGAACTGGACGAACTTGCAACGCTGATTGAACGACTGCCACCACGACCACTGTGGGAACGAATTACTTCAACTGCTCAAACAGCCGTATCAAAAGCAATTCCTTTAAGTCCTGTTAAGCCTAATTCTCAATCAGCACCAGTTACTCAAGCATTATGCGAATTTCTTAATATCGTTGAGCTAGATTATGAGATTGTTGATTGGGCAGCAAATGACCAATTGAAAGATACTCTCTATGAAACCTATCGCCCACAAAGAATCCGAATCAAGGACGCAAAACCACATCCGTCGCTACTTTGCGAAAGTGCAGCCTTAGCCCTTGTATCTCCCCCGGCTCCCACATACAAACCCCATTTGCCTCAGCACATCATCACTCAAGGTTTGTTGTCAGAAGCACAGCTTGAAAGCGTTATTTACGCAGGTCAAGCTCACTCCGAATATCTATCAGGGTCTTATACTGTTGATGATTCTTGGGATAATGTGACTGTCTCGGCAACTAGCTCGGAAAATGCTGTTAGATTTCGCCGTGGCTGGTTCCTTGGTGATGGGACTGGTGCGGGTAAGGGTAGACAGTGCGCGGGAATCATCCTCGACAATTGGTGTCAGGGACGACGCAAAGCTATCTGGGTATCCAAAAGCTCTGCACTGATTGAAGATGCCCGTAGAGATTGGTGTGCTTTGGGCGGTAGTGAAAAGGACATAATTGACCTAAGTAACATTAAACTTGGCGATCCAATCCCTTTCACAGAAGGCATCTTGTTCTGCACATATTCCACGCTACGTTCCCAAAAGAACGGTAAAAGTCGGCTTAAGCAAATTGTTGAGTGGGCAGGCAAGGACTTTGAGGGTGCGATCTCCTTTGACGAGTGCCACAGCATGGGTAACGCAATGGCACAGGAAGGTACACTCGGTTTGGTGAGCGCATCACAGCAGGGAATTGTCGGGCTTCGGTTACAAAATGCTCTACCCAGAGCCAGAGTTGTCTATGTCTCTGCCACCGGAGCCACTAAAGTCTCTAACCTCTCCTATGCTAATCGCCTCGGACTCTGGCAAACGGGTGATTTCCCCTTTACCTCGCGTGAGGATTTTGTGGAGTCCATTGAAGTCGGCGGTATTGCTGCAATGGAAGTGGTGGCACGAGATTTAAAGGCGTTGGGTCTGTATTTAGCGCGATCGCTTTCCTTCGACGGTGTGGAATATGAGATGTTAGAAATCGAACTTACTCCTACCCAAGAACGTATCTATGACAATTACGCCGATGCCTTTCAAATCATCCATAACAACCTTCACAAAGCATTAGAAGCCTGCAATATCACTGGTGCGAAAACATACAATCGTGCAGCTAAGATGTCTGCCATGTCTCAGTTTGAATCGCATAAGCAAAGGTTCTTTAACCATTTGCTGACCGGAATGAAGTGTCCCATGCTAATCAAAGCAATTGAGAATGATTTAGCTGCGGGTAATGCTGTTGTTATTCAAATCGTATCGACTAATGAAGAATTGCTTAAGCGACGACTCAATGAGGTTCCGGCAGAGGAGTGGAAGGACTTAAACCTTGACCTGACTCCACGGGAATACGTCATGGACTACTTGTTAAGTGCCTTTCCCGTACATCTGCATGAGATTCACTCATCAGCTGAAGGAGAGGAACGTTCCGAACCAGCCTTTGATGCCGATGGTTCTCCGATTGTTTCGGC
This region includes:
- a CDS encoding strawberry notch-like NTP hydrolase domain-containing protein, whose product is MLNLRHKSINKRLRQSESENYIYIYMVSLIATQGTLFDLQTVLDYGQSILNVALELSKSLIEHRPLTTKTIQAQMNRHFHGTAAEGAWQWKDAYEAVEVAAILYLRHKGLPPYPLKELQLIESLCPTHTRRSEEQLQLQQFSTPLSLAYLVSLAGQIQGNDLMLEPSAGNGILAQFAKLQGASLMLNELSNDRSKILRRLFGGVPLFSVNAEQINDYLAGKTQPSVVLMNPPFSASPKINSRNPDATPRHINSALQRLCDRGRLVTISANWFSPNNPTWRDTFIKMQEKATVVLSVGINGKVYSKHGTQIDTRLTVIDKVPASDPQDIPCIADTVELDELATLIERLPPRPLWERITSTAQTAVSKAIPLSPVKPNSQSAPVTQALCEFLNIVELDYEIVDWAANDQLKDTLYETYRPQRIRIKDAKPHPSLLCESAALALVSPPAPTYKPHLPQHIITQGLLSEAQLESVIYAGQAHSEYLSGSYTVDDSWDNVTVSATSSENAVRFRRGWFLGDGTGAGKGRQCAGIILDNWCQGRRKAIWVSKSSALIEDARRDWCALGGSEKDIIDLSNIKLGDPIPFTEGILFCTYSTLRSQKNGKSRLKQIVEWAGKDFEGAISFDECHSMGNAMAQEGTLGLVSASQQGIVGLRLQNALPRARVVYVSATGATKVSNLSYANRLGLWQTGDFPFTSREDFVESIEVGGIAAMEVVARDLKALGLYLARSLSFDGVEYEMLEIELTPTQERIYDNYADAFQIIHNNLHKALEACNITGAKTYNRAAKMSAMSQFESHKQRFFNHLLTGMKCPMLIKAIENDLAAGNAVVIQIVSTNEELLKRRLNEVPAEEWKDLNLDLTPREYVMDYLLSAFPVHLHEIHSSAEGEERSEPAFDADGSPIVSAEAVALRDALVDKLASLDPIPGALEQLLWHFGHKQVAEVTGRSKRVLKDDSGRLFVDSRGAGTNIAETNAFMTGDKQILIFSDAGGTGRSYHADLNAVNRRRRSHYLLEAGWRADNAIQGLGRSHRTNQASAPVFRPVTTNVRGERRFISTIARRLDSLGALTRGQRQTGGNGIFDTKDNLESQYAEYALYELFKQIFQGRFYEVPLGTFEQMTGLSLTSHEGGMKIDLPPLRQFLNRLLALTIRMQNVIFERFELLLSQQIETAIANGIFEAGVETLRAERFTIESCESVYTHPDTGSVTNYLKVEQVQRNNIRTAVEMLEFAAKYQGQLMVNQKSSNAAVSIPTHSIFDCDGGVVPRVLLVRPQKETRVPVEQLESSTWQQVSAEEFVTAWSREVDELPRFTTDYLHLVTGILLPIWKILPQKNSRVFRLQTSDGQKILGRVVHASDIQTVTEQLGLKNKLLSPAELVSLVLNEGYSQQLPGGVTLRRSSIAGEPRLELVEALSLADRLVAVGCFSEVIQWRKRIFIPTGDKAAAVLAAVIGILG
- a CDS encoding RNA-guided endonuclease InsQ/TnpB family protein, producing MKTLKFKLYQHKRNRFLKRMINASGVIYNHCIALHKRYYRMWGKHLSCAKLQAHIAKLRKRNPFWQTVGSQAVQDICQRIEKAYQLFFKHNKKGVRPPGFKKVKKYKSFTLKQAGYKFLGGNRVKIGNRVYQFWKSRQIEGTVKTLTIKRTPLGELFVVVVVDDGIKPEIEIKTGKIAGFDFGLKTFLTCSDGTKIDSPQFFKQSLNAITKASRQHSKKLKGSANRKRARLNLVRKYEDISNRRRDWFWKLAYELTDKFDVLCFETLNLKGMQRRWGRKISDLAFGEFLEILEWVAKKKNKLIVFIDQWYPSTKTCSHCGHVLESIDLSVRSWSCPSCQSVNERDENASKVICAVGASTVGLGDVRLATPAIAV
- the tnpA gene encoding IS200/IS605-like element ISNsp3 family transposase, whose protein sequence is MKTTYNHYNHSIGLATVHLVWIPCRRRRVFNNNEKLKLRCIEIFQSVANDKKWIIKALEIAPDHIHLLVEYDPHHSISQVVKAFKGRSSRYLRQEFPELMKLPSLWTHSFMFDTTGKVSTQKVLEYINDPHHG